From Pungitius pungitius chromosome 9, fPunPun2.1, whole genome shotgun sequence, one genomic window encodes:
- the LOC119218673 gene encoding transcription factor AP-4-like isoform X1 encodes MDYYMMPTDKIQPFKKTEKDVIGGLCSLANIPLSPETAQDQERRIRREIANSNERRRMQSINAGFQSLKTLLPQADGEKLSKAAILQQTSDYIFALEQEKTQLLAQNNHLKRFLQDFSGSSPKRRRVEEKDEGIGSPDTLEEEKVEEARREMLELRQQLDKERSARMQLEEQVRSRNMLLPDRLKVITQQVEEEQALIQSQTLLRLQQIHGADRPPRSPQVLPSPAPTHHPTVIVPAPALTQHHVAVSPSANTSAVSTSRQNLDAIVQAIHHIEGTRKRRASAEEEQRRVVIVSPTRAPVNTACSDTDTDTEGEDC; translated from the exons ATGGACTACTACATGATGCCGACGGACAAGATACAGCCCTTCAAGAAGACGGAGAAGGATGTTATTGGGGGTCTCTGCAG CTTGGCCAACATCCCCCTCAGCCCGGAGACGGCCCAGGACCAGGAGAGACGAATCCGCCGTGAGATTGCCAACAGCAACGAACGCCGGCGCATGCAGAGCATCAACGCCGGTTTCCAGTCTCTAAAAACACTCCTGCCCCAAGCAGACGGGGAGAAACTCAGCAAG GCGGCCATCCTGCAGCAGACATCAGACTACATCTTTGCCTTGGAGCAGGAAAAGACGCAGCTGCTGGCACAGAACAACCACCTCAAGCGCTTCCTCCAG GACTTTAGCGGCTCATCGCCCAAGAGGAGGcgagtggaggagaaggacgaaGGCATCGGCTCTCCGGacacgctggaggaggagaaagtcgaggaggcgaggagggagaTGTTGGAGCTCCGACAGCAACTGGACAAGGAGCGCTCGGCTCGTATGCAGCTGGAGGAACAG GTGCGATCTCGGAACATGCTGCTGCCGGATCGTCTGAAGGTGATCActcagcaggtggaggaggagcaggcgcTCATCCAAAGTCAAACGCTGCTACGACTGCAGCAGATCCACGGTGCCGACAGACCGCCGCGCAGCCCCCAG GTGCTGCCGTCTCctgcccccacccaccaccccaCGGTCATCGTACCGGCCCCAGCACTAACCCAGCACCACGTGGCCGTGAGCCCGTCTGCCAACACCAGCGCCGTGTCCACGTCCAGACAGAACCTGGACGCCATTGTGCAG GCCATCCATCACATCGAAGGCACTCGCAAGAGGAGAGCGAGCgccgaggaggagcagagacggGTCGTCATCGTGAGCCCCACCCGAGCGCCCGTGAACACCGCCTGCTCGGACACAGACACCGACACAGAGGGCGAGGACTGCTGA
- the LOC119218673 gene encoding transcription factor AP-4-like isoform X2 — protein MLETPGPLPPRTRSPNHALANIPLSPETAQDQERRIRREIANSNERRRMQSINAGFQSLKTLLPQADGEKLSKAAILQQTSDYIFALEQEKTQLLAQNNHLKRFLQDFSGSSPKRRRVEEKDEGIGSPDTLEEEKVEEARREMLELRQQLDKERSARMQLEEQVRSRNMLLPDRLKVITQQVEEEQALIQSQTLLRLQQIHGADRPPRSPQVLPSPAPTHHPTVIVPAPALTQHHVAVSPSANTSAVSTSRQNLDAIVQAIHHIEGTRKRRASAEEEQRRVVIVSPTRAPVNTACSDTDTDTEGEDC, from the exons ATGCTAGAGACGCCCGGTCCTCTCCCCCCGCGGACACGTTCACCAAATCACGC CTTGGCCAACATCCCCCTCAGCCCGGAGACGGCCCAGGACCAGGAGAGACGAATCCGCCGTGAGATTGCCAACAGCAACGAACGCCGGCGCATGCAGAGCATCAACGCCGGTTTCCAGTCTCTAAAAACACTCCTGCCCCAAGCAGACGGGGAGAAACTCAGCAAG GCGGCCATCCTGCAGCAGACATCAGACTACATCTTTGCCTTGGAGCAGGAAAAGACGCAGCTGCTGGCACAGAACAACCACCTCAAGCGCTTCCTCCAG GACTTTAGCGGCTCATCGCCCAAGAGGAGGcgagtggaggagaaggacgaaGGCATCGGCTCTCCGGacacgctggaggaggagaaagtcgaggaggcgaggagggagaTGTTGGAGCTCCGACAGCAACTGGACAAGGAGCGCTCGGCTCGTATGCAGCTGGAGGAACAG GTGCGATCTCGGAACATGCTGCTGCCGGATCGTCTGAAGGTGATCActcagcaggtggaggaggagcaggcgcTCATCCAAAGTCAAACGCTGCTACGACTGCAGCAGATCCACGGTGCCGACAGACCGCCGCGCAGCCCCCAG GTGCTGCCGTCTCctgcccccacccaccaccccaCGGTCATCGTACCGGCCCCAGCACTAACCCAGCACCACGTGGCCGTGAGCCCGTCTGCCAACACCAGCGCCGTGTCCACGTCCAGACAGAACCTGGACGCCATTGTGCAG GCCATCCATCACATCGAAGGCACTCGCAAGAGGAGAGCGAGCgccgaggaggagcagagacggGTCGTCATCGTGAGCCCCACCCGAGCGCCCGTGAACACCGCCTGCTCGGACACAGACACCGACACAGAGGGCGAGGACTGCTGA
- the LOC119218673 gene encoding transcription factor AP-4-like isoform X3, translating into MQSINAGFQSLKTLLPQADGEKLSKAAILQQTSDYIFALEQEKTQLLAQNNHLKRFLQDFSGSSPKRRRVEEKDEGIGSPDTLEEEKVEEARREMLELRQQLDKERSARMQLEEQVRSRNMLLPDRLKVITQQVEEEQALIQSQTLLRLQQIHGADRPPRSPQVLPSPAPTHHPTVIVPAPALTQHHVAVSPSANTSAVSTSRQNLDAIVQAIHHIEGTRKRRASAEEEQRRVVIVSPTRAPVNTACSDTDTDTEGEDC; encoded by the exons ATGCAGAGCATCAACGCCGGTTTCCAGTCTCTAAAAACACTCCTGCCCCAAGCAGACGGGGAGAAACTCAGCAAG GCGGCCATCCTGCAGCAGACATCAGACTACATCTTTGCCTTGGAGCAGGAAAAGACGCAGCTGCTGGCACAGAACAACCACCTCAAGCGCTTCCTCCAG GACTTTAGCGGCTCATCGCCCAAGAGGAGGcgagtggaggagaaggacgaaGGCATCGGCTCTCCGGacacgctggaggaggagaaagtcgaggaggcgaggagggagaTGTTGGAGCTCCGACAGCAACTGGACAAGGAGCGCTCGGCTCGTATGCAGCTGGAGGAACAG GTGCGATCTCGGAACATGCTGCTGCCGGATCGTCTGAAGGTGATCActcagcaggtggaggaggagcaggcgcTCATCCAAAGTCAAACGCTGCTACGACTGCAGCAGATCCACGGTGCCGACAGACCGCCGCGCAGCCCCCAG GTGCTGCCGTCTCctgcccccacccaccaccccaCGGTCATCGTACCGGCCCCAGCACTAACCCAGCACCACGTGGCCGTGAGCCCGTCTGCCAACACCAGCGCCGTGTCCACGTCCAGACAGAACCTGGACGCCATTGTGCAG GCCATCCATCACATCGAAGGCACTCGCAAGAGGAGAGCGAGCgccgaggaggagcagagacggGTCGTCATCGTGAGCCCCACCCGAGCGCCCGTGAACACCGCCTGCTCGGACACAGACACCGACACAGAGGGCGAGGACTGCTGA
- the LOC119218670 gene encoding sarcalumenin-like → MPSDLQPEPYIKAGEMRGRPPPTKMKAVLCLLCLLALAAADLLTRPAVHDEDSLVHLQLQQPEGDPFSCGCDGTEEHASQSSSNDTPAPERAICQPCKPPSAVDTEADSALTSEHEEEEDAPTEEITGDGEKEALPVSQEELEEEEETSEEKPDDQGLEEEEVSEEVALSEEEKIKQGEAEAEEELSSEEEDVNKPQEEVAEVKEAAAAEEAAEEPEGEDTQDDTEATEEEDVETSIHEGTEEEALQDHVQEVTVEEALIDVEEVTVEEVTVEEAPVDVKEVTVEEAPVDVEEVKVEEVSVDVEEVTEEKAPVDVEEVTVEEVSVDVEEVTVEEVSVGVEEVTEEKAPVDVEEMTVEEAPVDVEEVSLEEPAPSKTNKDHRAPGPTLRDRSHIVDTLRLATSEPSTELSASMKKLLHIYHTAIKPMEQAYKYNELRQHEVTDGEITSKPMVLFLGPWSVGKSSMINYLLGLHGTSQELYTGAEPTTSEYTVIMNGEKFRSIEGIVMAADSSRSFSPLEKFGQGFLERLVGIEMPHKLLERVTFVDTPGVIENRKQQERGYPYNEVCQWFIDRADLIFQVFDPTKLDVGSELEMLFRQMKGRESQIRLILNKADSLSTQDLMRVYGALFWSMAPLINVTEPPRVYVSSFWPQDYAADTSRELFMKEETSLLEDLNQVIENQMENKIAFIRQHAIRVRIHALLVDRYLQTYHDKLGWFSDPHEVLRDIVDDPDKYYIFKSILAKTNVSKFDLPNKEAYQDFFGVNPVSSFKQLSSHCSWTGGCLLEKIERTISHELPALLGSASKAAEAPAKAAPAPPPPLPGTCEGPGCQEKPKNRWRSQ, encoded by the exons ATGCCCTCTGACCTTCAGCCGGAGCCGTATATAAAGGCGGGGGAGATGAGGGGAAGGCCCCCGCCAACCAAAATGAAGGCTGTGCTGTGCTTGCTGTGTCTGCTGGCCCTGGCTGCCGCAG ATCTTCTGACCAGACCCGCCGTCCACGATGAGGATTCTCTGGTGCatctgcagctccagcagcctGAGGGAGATCCCTTCTCCTGTGGATGTGATGGAACAGAGGAACACGCAAGCCAGAGCTCCTCCAACGACACCCCAGCCCCAGAGAGGGCCATTTGCCAGCCCTGCAAACCTCCATCAGCTGTAGACACTGAGGCAGATTCCGCTTTGACCTCGGagcatgaagaggaggaggatgctccCACTGAGGAAATTACAggtgatggagagaaagaggctctTCCTGTATCTCAGGAAGAGctagaagaagaggaagagacatCTGAGGAGAAGCCTGATGATCAAGgcttggaagaggaggaagtatCTGAGGAGGTTGCATTGtctgaagaggaaaaaataaagcaaGGCGAggcagaagcagaggaggaattATCCAGTGAGGAAGAAGACGTGAATAAACCTCAGGAAGAAGTTGCAGAGGTgaaagaagctgctgctgcagaagaagCAGCCGAGGAGCCAGAAGGTGAAGACACACAGGACGATACAGAGGcaactgaggaggaggatgtggagaCCTCCATCCATGAGGGCACAGAGGAGGAAGCTCTCCAAGACCATGTCCAGGAGGTGACAGTGGAGGAGGCCCTTATCGATGTCGAGGAGGTGACGGTGGAGGAGGTGACGGTGGAGGAGGCACCTGTCGATGTCAAGGAAGTGACAGTGGAGGAGGCCCCTGTCgatgtggaggaggtgaaggtggaggaggtatCTGTCGATGtggaggaggtgacggaggagaaGGCCCCTGTCGATGTGGAGGAGGTGACGGTCGAGGAGGTATCTGTCGATGTGGAGGAGGTGACGGTGGAGGAGGTATCTGTCGGTGtggaggaggtgacggaggagaaGGCCCCTGTCGATGTGGAGGAGATGACGGTGGAGGAGGCCCCTGTCGATGTGGAGGAGGTGTCTTTAGAGGAGCCTGCACCGTCAAAAACCAACAAAG atcatCGGGCACCAGGCCCGACACTGAGGGACCGCTCCCACATCGTGGACACGCTGCGATTGGCTACTTCTGAACCCTCAACTGAGCTCTCAG CGTCTATGAAGAAGCTGCTGCACATCTACCACACTGCCATCAAGCCAATGGAGCAGGCCTACAAGTACAACGAGCTCAGGCAGCATGAAGTCACAG ATGGAGAGATCACCTCCAAGCCCATGGTTTTGTTCCTGGGACCATGGAGTGTCGGCAAGTCCTCCATGATCAACTACCTGCTGGGTCTTCACGGCACCTCACAGGAACTCTACACAG GTGCGGAGCCCACTACCTCGGAGTACACCGTCATAATGAACGGTGAGAAGTTCCGCTCCATAGAGGGCATCGTCATGGCAGCAGACAGCTCCAGGTCCTTCTCTCCCCTGGAGAAGTTTGGCCAGGGCTTCCTGGAGCGGCTGGTGGGCATCGAGATGCCCCACAAGCTGCTGGAGAGGGTCACCTTCGTCGACACGCCCGGCGTCATTGAAAACCgcaagcagcaggagagag GTTACCCGTACAACGAGGTGTGCCAGTGGTTCATCGATCGGGCGGATCTGATCTTCCAGGTGTTCGACCCCACCAAGCTGGACGTGGGCAGCGAGCTGGAGATGCTTTTCAGGCAGATGAAGGGCCGCGAGTCCCAGATTCGCCTCATCCTCAACAAGGCCGACAGTCTTTCCACCCAGGACCTGATGAGGGTCTACGGGGCCCTGTTCTGGAGCATGGCGCCCCTCATCAACGTCACAGAGCCCCCGCGGGTGTACGTCAGCTCCTTCTGGCCTCAGGACTACGCCGCGGACACTAGCCGGGAGCTGTTCATGAAGGAGGAGacctctctgctggaggacctcaACCAG GTGATTGAGAACCAAATGGAGAACAAGATCGCGTTCATCCGCCAGCACGCCATCCGCGTGCGCATCCACGCCCTGCTGGTCGACCGCTACCTCCAGACCTACCACGACAAGCTGGGCTGGTTTAGCGACCCCCACGAGGTGCTCCGAGACATCGTCGACGACCCGGACAAGTACTACATCTTCAAATCCATCCTGGCCAAAACCAACGTGAGCAAGTTCGACCTGCCCAACAAGGAGGCCTACCAGGACTTCTTTGGCGTGAACCCGGTTTCCAGCTTCAAGCAGCTCTCCTCCCACTGCAGCTGGACCGGCGGCTGCCTGCTGGAGAAGATCGAGAGGACCATCTCGCACGAGCTCCCGGCCCTGCTGGGCAGCGCCAGCAAGGCGGCGGAGGCGCCGGCGAAGGCCGCGCCGGCGCCTCCGCCGCCGCTCCCCGGCACCTGCGAGGGTCCCGGGTGCCAGGAGAAACCCAAGAACCGCTGGAGGAGTCAgtga